A DNA window from Mesorhizobium sp. C432A contains the following coding sequences:
- a CDS encoding amidase produces MDLAFSSTIDLAAAIAARKISAVEALDAHLVQIDRHNEAVNAIVNLDLEGARERAENADVALAHGDALGSLHGVPFTLKDTHETADMKTTVGFAPFADYVAKADSPVVARLKAAGGILIGKTNVATMLGDWQSDNPLFGRTSNPWNRSRTSGGSSGGAAAAVAAGMTPFDVGTDMQDSIRLPSAFCGVYGLKPTEHRVSLAGAFPDPNGAARSVRLMSCLGPLARSVEDLALIYKIIAGPDGADTDLAPVPVEAMLRLDLKTLRIAVAPSITGFPVAGEIAVAAESLAKRLQSAGVIVEEANLPEIDLHHDLGQGGDLIGMMLEAAQPEPPEQPTPITNWFEALARRDRSILAWDRFFETCDALLCPVAMTTAFAHCEPGTPIEVDGKEQSYWMLPAYGAVFNYSGHPALSLPCGQDRDGLPIGLQLVGKRWSESRLLGIAKAIEALTGGFKRPPGY; encoded by the coding sequence ATGGACCTCGCCTTTTCCTCTACCATCGATCTCGCCGCCGCAATCGCGGCGCGAAAGATCTCCGCCGTCGAAGCTCTGGACGCCCATCTGGTCCAAATCGACCGACACAACGAGGCCGTCAACGCCATCGTCAATCTCGACCTCGAAGGCGCCCGTGAGCGCGCTGAAAACGCCGACGTGGCATTGGCGCATGGCGATGCGCTCGGCTCGCTGCATGGCGTGCCCTTCACCCTGAAGGATACGCACGAAACGGCCGACATGAAGACCACGGTTGGTTTCGCACCATTCGCCGACTATGTGGCAAAGGCAGACAGCCCGGTCGTCGCCCGATTGAAAGCCGCAGGCGGCATCCTGATTGGAAAGACCAATGTCGCGACGATGCTGGGCGACTGGCAATCGGACAATCCGCTGTTCGGTCGCACCAGCAATCCGTGGAACCGCTCGCGCACGTCAGGCGGGTCCAGCGGTGGCGCAGCGGCAGCGGTGGCGGCCGGCATGACGCCGTTCGATGTCGGCACCGACATGCAGGATTCGATCCGCCTGCCGTCGGCTTTTTGCGGCGTCTACGGGTTGAAACCGACCGAGCACCGCGTGTCCCTGGCCGGCGCCTTCCCCGATCCGAACGGCGCGGCGCGTAGCGTGCGGCTGATGTCCTGCCTCGGCCCGCTGGCGCGCAGCGTGGAGGATCTTGCGCTGATCTACAAAATCATCGCCGGCCCGGACGGAGCAGACACGGACCTCGCGCCGGTGCCCGTAGAGGCCATGCTCAGGCTAGACCTCAAGACATTGCGCATCGCCGTGGCGCCGTCCATCACCGGCTTTCCGGTGGCTGGCGAAATCGCTGTCGCCGCCGAAAGCCTGGCCAAGCGGTTGCAATCAGCAGGGGTGATTGTGGAAGAAGCGAACTTGCCTGAGATCGATCTGCATCACGATCTGGGGCAGGGCGGCGATCTGATCGGCATGATGCTGGAGGCAGCGCAGCCCGAACCGCCGGAGCAGCCAACGCCGATCACCAATTGGTTCGAGGCGCTCGCTCGCCGCGACCGCTCGATCCTGGCCTGGGACAGGTTCTTCGAAACCTGCGATGCCTTGCTGTGCCCGGTCGCCATGACCACGGCCTTCGCGCATTGTGAGCCCGGCACGCCGATCGAAGTCGACGGCAAGGAGCAAAGCTATTGGATGCTACCGGCCTATGGCGCGGTCTTCAATTATTCCGGCCATCCGGCACTCTCGCTGCCCTGCGGGCAAGACCGCGACGGCCTGCCTATCGGCCTGCAACTGGTCGGCAAGCGCTGGTCGGAATCGCGGCTGCTCGGCATCGCCAAGGCGATCGAAGCGCTGACCGGCGGCTTCAAGCGTCCGCCGGGCTACTGA
- a CDS encoding class II glutamine amidotransferase produces MCRWAAYLGEAVFLEDVVTAPCHSLIAQSHCAQEAKSPTNGDGFGLAWYGDRPEPGLYRDILPAWSDPNLKSLCRQIKSGLFLAHVRASTGGATSRMNCHPFISGSWSFMHNGQIGGFEKIRRALENSLCDAVFDQREGTTDSELLFLLMIDEGLAGDPQGAVSRATARVLEASRHAGLEPALKLTAALSDGRALYAVRYASDAHAPTLYTSLRNGGRCIVSEPFDREGGDWQAIPPASFVTITGDGMSIRPFVPAVARLALVV; encoded by the coding sequence ATGTGCCGATGGGCGGCCTATCTGGGTGAAGCGGTCTTCCTCGAAGACGTCGTCACCGCGCCTTGCCACTCGCTGATTGCCCAGAGCCATTGCGCCCAGGAAGCCAAGTCGCCGACCAATGGAGACGGTTTCGGCCTTGCCTGGTATGGCGACCGGCCCGAGCCCGGCCTCTACCGCGACATCCTGCCGGCCTGGTCGGATCCCAATCTGAAAAGCCTGTGCCGGCAGATCAAATCCGGCCTGTTCCTCGCCCATGTCAGGGCGTCGACCGGCGGCGCCACCAGCCGCATGAACTGCCATCCCTTCATCTCCGGCAGCTGGTCGTTCATGCACAATGGCCAGATCGGCGGCTTCGAAAAGATCCGCCGCGCGCTGGAGAACTCGCTCTGCGACGCCGTCTTCGACCAGCGTGAAGGCACCACCGATTCCGAGCTGCTTTTCCTGCTGATGATCGACGAGGGTCTTGCTGGCGACCCGCAAGGGGCAGTATCGCGCGCCACCGCTCGGGTTCTGGAGGCGTCACGCCACGCCGGTCTCGAACCGGCCTTGAAACTCACTGCAGCCCTTTCCGATGGGCGCGCGCTCTATGCCGTGCGCTACGCAAGCGATGCCCACGCACCGACGCTGTACACGTCGCTCCGCAACGGCGGTCGTTGCATCGTGTCCGAACCCTTCGACCGCGAAGGCGGCGACTGGCAGGCGATCCCGCCGGCGAGTTTTGTCACGATCACTGGCGATGGGATGAGCATTCGGCCGTTCGTGCCGGCTGTGGCAAGGCTGGCACTGGTCGTCTAG
- a CDS encoding peptide chain release factor 3, with the protein MAEDIEQAVSRRRTFAIIAHPDAGKTTLTEKLLLFGGAIQLAGEVKAKKDRIQTRSDWMKIERERGISVVTSVMTFEYEDNVFNLLDTPGHEDFADDTYRTLSAVDSAVMVIDAAKGIEPRTLKLFEVCRLRDIPIITFINKMDRESRDPFEILDEIEQKLALDTAPITWPIGRGKTFAGTYHLALNAVRRGDAEKDRTPVNGPDSNRVAGLLPENEREAFIEELELAREACRPLDIDAFREGHLTPVYFGSALRNYGVRDLIEALGAFGPPPRAQDADTRKVEATEEKMTSFVFKIQANMDPNHRDRIAFVRVCSGKLERGMKAKLVRTGKPMSLSAPQFFFARTRVTADEAFAGDVVGIPNHGTLRIGDTLTEGEEILFRGVPNFAPEILRRVRLGDAMKAKKLKEALHQMAEEGVVQLFSPEDGSPAIVGVVGALQLDVLKERLNFEYTLPVEFEMSRFSVCRWISADDKAETLRFIEAHRGDIARDLDNDPVFLAQNAFSLNYEAERWRAIRFATIKDYQVRDKAA; encoded by the coding sequence TTGGCTGAAGACATCGAACAGGCGGTATCGCGCCGCCGCACTTTCGCGATCATCGCCCACCCAGACGCCGGCAAGACGACGCTCACCGAAAAGCTGCTGCTGTTCGGCGGCGCCATCCAGCTTGCGGGCGAGGTCAAGGCCAAGAAGGACCGCATCCAGACGCGGTCCGACTGGATGAAGATCGAGCGCGAGCGCGGCATTTCGGTCGTCACCTCGGTGATGACCTTCGAATACGAGGACAATGTCTTCAACCTGCTCGATACGCCCGGCCACGAGGATTTTGCCGACGACACCTACCGCACGCTGTCGGCGGTGGACTCGGCCGTCATGGTCATCGACGCCGCCAAGGGCATCGAGCCGCGCACGCTGAAACTGTTCGAGGTCTGCCGGCTGCGCGATATCCCCATCATCACCTTCATCAACAAGATGGACCGCGAAAGCCGCGACCCCTTCGAGATTTTGGACGAGATCGAGCAGAAGCTGGCGCTGGACACTGCCCCCATCACCTGGCCGATCGGCCGCGGCAAGACTTTTGCCGGCACCTACCACCTGGCGCTCAACGCTGTGCGCAGGGGCGATGCAGAGAAAGACCGCACGCCGGTCAACGGCCCCGACTCCAACCGCGTCGCCGGCCTGCTGCCGGAAAACGAGCGCGAGGCCTTCATAGAGGAGCTGGAGCTCGCGCGCGAGGCTTGCCGCCCGCTCGACATCGACGCCTTCCGCGAAGGCCATCTGACACCGGTCTATTTCGGCTCGGCGCTGCGCAATTACGGCGTGCGCGACCTGATCGAGGCGCTCGGCGCCTTCGGCCCGCCGCCGCGTGCGCAGGACGCAGACACCCGCAAGGTCGAGGCGACGGAGGAGAAGATGACGTCCTTCGTGTTCAAGATCCAGGCCAATATGGACCCCAACCATCGCGACCGCATCGCCTTCGTGCGCGTCTGTTCGGGCAAGCTCGAGCGCGGCATGAAGGCCAAGCTGGTGCGCACCGGCAAGCCGATGAGCCTGTCGGCGCCGCAGTTCTTCTTTGCCCGCACCCGCGTCACCGCCGACGAAGCGTTTGCCGGCGATGTCGTCGGCATTCCCAACCACGGCACGCTGCGTATCGGCGATACGCTGACCGAAGGCGAGGAGATACTGTTCCGCGGCGTACCCAACTTCGCGCCGGAAATCCTGCGCCGTGTGCGCCTCGGCGACGCGATGAAGGCGAAAAAACTCAAGGAAGCGCTGCACCAGATGGCCGAGGAAGGCGTCGTGCAGCTGTTTTCGCCGGAAGACGGCTCGCCGGCCATCGTCGGCGTTGTCGGCGCGCTGCAGCTCGACGTCTTGAAGGAAAGGCTGAATTTCGAATACACGCTGCCGGTCGAATTCGAAATGTCGCGCTTCTCGGTCTGCCGCTGGATCTCTGCCGACGACAAGGCCGAAACGCTTCGCTTCATTGAGGCGCATCGCGGCGACATCGCCCGCGATCTCGACAACGACCCGGTGTTTCTGGCCCAGAACGCCTTCTCGCTGAACTACGAAGCCGAACGCTGGAGGGCGATCCGCTTCGCCACCATCAAGGACTACCAGGTCCGCGACAAGGCGGCGTAA
- a CDS encoding amidohydrolase family protein translates to MDFDLVVRGGTLPDGTVADLGIIGETIVAIEPELHVSAGTSIDARGNLISPPFVDPHFHMDATLSYGIPRINASGTLLEGISLWGELKPLLTHDAVRERALAYCDWAVSMGLLAIRTHVDVCDDRLLAVEALLDVKKIVAPYIDLQLVAFPQDGFYRSPTARHNTIRALDMGVDIVGGIPHFERTMADGTRSVTELCEIASKRGLMVDLHCDETDDPLSRHIEQLAYETHRLGLQGKVAGSHLTSMHSMDNYYVSKLLPLIAEAGVSAIPNPLINIMLQGRHDTFPKRRGMTRVKEMQALGIRVGWGQDCVLDPWYSLGTADMLDVAFMGLHVAQMSSPADMARCFDMVTNVNAAIMGLDHLGLAVGKRASFVILDAGNPIEALRLRAERLCVVARGKVVAERTKQETRLSIAGRPGQVNRRHKTA, encoded by the coding sequence ATGGATTTCGACCTTGTTGTGCGCGGCGGAACGCTGCCCGACGGCACCGTCGCCGACCTCGGCATCATCGGCGAGACGATCGTCGCCATCGAGCCCGAACTGCATGTCAGCGCCGGCACGTCGATCGACGCCCGTGGCAATCTGATCTCGCCGCCCTTCGTCGATCCGCATTTCCATATGGATGCCACGCTGTCCTACGGCATTCCACGCATCAACGCTTCGGGTACGCTGCTGGAGGGCATTTCGCTATGGGGCGAGCTGAAGCCGCTCCTGACGCATGACGCGGTTCGCGAGCGGGCGCTCGCCTATTGCGACTGGGCGGTCTCGATGGGCCTGCTCGCCATCCGTACCCATGTCGATGTCTGCGATGACAGGTTGCTCGCGGTCGAGGCGCTGCTCGACGTCAAGAAGATTGTCGCGCCCTATATCGACCTGCAATTGGTCGCCTTCCCGCAGGACGGGTTTTATCGCTCGCCGACGGCGCGCCACAACACCATCCGCGCGCTCGACATGGGCGTCGACATCGTCGGCGGCATCCCGCATTTCGAACGCACCATGGCCGACGGCACGCGCTCGGTGACCGAATTGTGCGAAATCGCGTCGAAGCGCGGGCTGATGGTCGACCTGCATTGCGACGAGACCGACGATCCGCTGTCGCGCCACATCGAGCAGCTTGCCTATGAGACCCACCGCCTTGGCCTTCAGGGCAAGGTGGCCGGCTCGCACCTGACTTCCATGCACTCGATGGACAATTATTACGTCTCCAAGCTCCTGCCGCTGATTGCCGAGGCCGGTGTGTCGGCGATCCCCAATCCGTTGATCAACATCATGCTGCAGGGCCGCCATGACACGTTTCCCAAACGCCGCGGCATGACCCGGGTGAAGGAGATGCAGGCGCTCGGCATCCGCGTCGGCTGGGGCCAGGATTGCGTTCTCGACCCCTGGTATTCGCTCGGCACCGCCGACATGCTCGACGTCGCCTTCATGGGCCTCCACGTCGCTCAGATGTCGAGCCCTGCCGACATGGCGCGCTGCTTCGACATGGTCACCAATGTCAACGCCGCCATCATGGGCCTCGATCATCTCGGCCTTGCCGTGGGCAAGCGCGCCAGCTTCGTCATTCTCGATGCCGGCAACCCGATCGAGGCCTTGAGGTTACGTGCCGAACGGCTGTGCGTCGTCGCCAGGGGCAAGGTGGTGGCCGAGCGCACGAAGCAGGAGACACGGCTGTCGATCGCCGGCCGTCCCGGACAGGTAAACCGGCGGCACAAAACTGCGTAG
- a CDS encoding FAD-binding oxidoreductase has product MSSAKEVIVIGAGIIGASIAWHLTKAGARVTVISDSGAGGVATPNSFAWINASWGNPEIYFRLRIRAMAEWKRLANELPGLPLAWCGGLCWDLPADRLEAYAAEHACWGYGIERVDAGRAAQIEPNLVEPPEFAVYVAEEGVAEPVAAAKALLADAERQGARVLSSSVTALVQTDGRIAGVDTSHGLMPAEEVVIAAGVGAPDIAATVGIKLPIETPPGLIVHSQPYKKLLNGLVHAEKLHMRQTAEGRIIAGSDFAGSDPGENPDATARELFAAMKAALRGADELEFDFHTVGYRPTPIDGFPIIGRAEGTEGLYVAVMHSGITLAPAVGLFATREILDGERDPLLTPYWLGRFAQ; this is encoded by the coding sequence ATGAGCAGCGCTAAAGAAGTCATCGTCATTGGCGCCGGCATTATCGGGGCGTCCATCGCCTGGCACCTGACCAAGGCCGGGGCGCGGGTGACTGTGATTTCCGATAGTGGTGCCGGCGGCGTCGCCACGCCAAACTCCTTTGCCTGGATCAACGCCAGCTGGGGCAATCCCGAAATCTATTTCCGGCTGCGCATCCGTGCGATGGCCGAATGGAAGCGGCTGGCAAACGAGCTGCCCGGCCTGCCGCTCGCCTGGTGCGGCGGGCTGTGCTGGGATCTGCCGGCCGACAGGCTCGAAGCCTACGCGGCTGAGCACGCTTGCTGGGGTTACGGCATCGAACGCGTCGACGCCGGGCGGGCAGCGCAAATCGAGCCCAATCTCGTCGAGCCGCCGGAATTCGCTGTCTATGTCGCGGAAGAAGGCGTGGCCGAACCGGTCGCAGCGGCCAAGGCGCTGCTGGCCGACGCAGAACGGCAAGGTGCGCGCGTTCTCTCCAGTTCTGTAACCGCACTTGTCCAGACCGATGGCAGGATTGCCGGTGTCGATACATCGCATGGGCTGATGCCAGCCGAAGAGGTGGTGATCGCAGCCGGTGTCGGGGCGCCCGATATTGCCGCTACCGTCGGCATCAAGCTGCCGATCGAGACGCCGCCCGGTCTGATCGTCCACTCGCAGCCCTACAAGAAGCTCCTCAACGGGCTGGTGCATGCCGAAAAGCTGCATATGCGCCAGACGGCGGAGGGCCGCATCATCGCCGGCTCGGATTTCGCGGGGAGCGATCCCGGTGAGAATCCCGACGCCACGGCGCGCGAGCTGTTTGCAGCAATGAAGGCGGCTTTGCGCGGCGCCGACGAACTGGAATTTGATTTCCACACGGTTGGCTACCGGCCGACGCCGATCGACGGCTTTCCGATCATCGGCCGCGCCGAGGGCACGGAAGGTCTCTATGTCGCCGTCATGCATTCCGGCATAACGCTGGCGCCGGCGGTCGGGCTGTTCGCCACGCGCGAAATTCTCGACGGCGAGCGTGATCCGCTGCTGACGCCTTATTGGTTGGGTCGGTTTGCTCAGTAG
- a CDS encoding ABC transporter ATP-binding protein, with protein MFRFFRSTENQRLIARLLRESFHAHRFGYAAAILSMLVVAATTAASAYMLREITNEFVVYKRIGQVNLIAAATGAIFILKGFANFIQAYFMSRVGNAIIADRQRKIYDSILAQGIEFYHSTSSSELISRMTNNAQAARSVLDQIVTSYVRDLVTLAALVGVMVWQQPALSLICLVIGPIAIYGVNRILKRVRKIASQEFRSLGQIVQVMQETAIGVRVVKSFGLEGAMRKRMYKAVSDVESRANNIATLEAATSPVMETLAGLAIAGAVFVSGFLVLGGGGQMPGNIMAFIAALLLAYEPAKRLARVRISLETGIVGVRMMFQLADRPLTLAEKPDAKPLRAGPGEIHFDNVSFAYPESAPVFEGLDLTLAAGKMTALVGPSGSGKSTILNLIMRMYDPQVGRVMFDGQDISCATLTSVREKIAYVSQDTFLFAGTIMHNIRLGREGATDEEVMAAARAANAHDFISAQAKGYDTDVGENGALLSGGQRQRISIARAMLRNAEILLLDEATSALDAESEALFRDALQQLTVGRTTIVIAHRLSTVHQADTIVVLEAGKVVESGAHRTLLNQGGLYQKLYEYQLMP; from the coding sequence TTGTTTCGCTTCTTCCGTTCGACGGAAAACCAGCGCCTTATCGCAAGGCTTTTGCGGGAATCCTTTCACGCGCATAGATTTGGCTACGCTGCGGCCATTCTGTCGATGCTGGTGGTGGCGGCAACGACAGCAGCCAGCGCCTATATGCTGCGCGAAATCACCAATGAATTCGTGGTTTACAAGCGGATTGGGCAGGTCAATCTGATCGCGGCGGCGACCGGAGCGATTTTCATTCTCAAGGGCTTCGCAAACTTCATCCAGGCCTACTTCATGAGCAGGGTCGGCAATGCCATCATCGCCGACCGGCAGCGCAAGATCTATGACAGCATTCTTGCGCAAGGCATCGAATTCTATCATTCGACCTCTTCGTCCGAACTGATTTCGCGCATGACGAACAATGCCCAGGCCGCGCGCAGCGTGCTCGACCAAATCGTCACGTCCTATGTTCGCGACCTGGTGACGCTGGCTGCGCTGGTGGGTGTGATGGTCTGGCAGCAGCCGGCGCTGTCCCTGATCTGTCTGGTGATCGGGCCGATCGCCATTTACGGCGTCAATCGTATCCTGAAGCGCGTCCGAAAAATTGCCTCGCAAGAATTCCGTTCGCTCGGCCAGATCGTGCAGGTGATGCAGGAAACGGCGATCGGCGTGCGCGTCGTCAAATCCTTCGGCCTCGAAGGCGCCATGCGCAAGCGCATGTACAAGGCCGTGTCGGACGTGGAGAGCCGCGCCAACAACATCGCCACGCTGGAGGCCGCCACCAGCCCGGTGATGGAAACACTTGCGGGGCTGGCCATCGCTGGCGCCGTTTTTGTCAGCGGCTTCCTGGTTCTGGGCGGCGGCGGTCAGATGCCGGGCAACATCATGGCGTTCATCGCGGCGCTGCTGTTGGCCTATGAGCCGGCCAAGCGCCTGGCCCGCGTACGCATCTCGCTTGAAACCGGCATTGTCGGCGTGCGCATGATGTTCCAGCTCGCCGACCGGCCGCTGACGCTGGCCGAAAAGCCGGATGCAAAGCCGCTGCGGGCCGGGCCGGGCGAGATCCATTTCGACAATGTCAGCTTCGCCTACCCCGAAAGCGCGCCGGTGTTCGAGGGACTGGACCTGACGCTTGCCGCAGGCAAGATGACGGCGCTGGTCGGACCCTCGGGCAGCGGCAAGTCGACCATCCTCAACCTGATCATGCGCATGTACGACCCGCAGGTCGGCAGGGTGATGTTCGACGGGCAGGACATTTCTTGTGCCACGCTCACCTCGGTCAGGGAAAAGATCGCCTATGTCAGCCAGGACACGTTCCTGTTTGCCGGCACGATCATGCACAACATCAGGCTCGGGCGCGAGGGCGCCACGGACGAGGAAGTAATGGCCGCCGCAAGGGCCGCCAATGCACATGACTTCATCAGCGCCCAGGCGAAAGGGTACGACACGGATGTCGGCGAGAATGGCGCGCTGCTGTCAGGCGGCCAGCGCCAGCGCATCTCGATCGCGCGCGCCATGCTGCGCAATGCCGAAATCCTGCTGCTCGACGAGGCGACCAGCGCGCTCGACGCCGAATCCGAGGCGCTTTTCCGCGACGCGCTGCAGCAGCTGACGGTCGGGCGCACCACCATCGTCATTGCCCACCGCCTGTCGACCGTGCACCAGGCCGACACGATCGTGGTGCTGGAGGCCGGCAAGGTGGTGGAAAGCGGCGCGCATCGCACGCTGCTCAACCAGGGCGGGCTGTATCAGAAGCTTTACGAATATCAGCTGATGCCGTGA
- a CDS encoding DUF6356 family protein — protein sequence MTTLFSKLFTSHPAKVGETYFSHMAFAAWFCSRLLMAAGAALVHAFLPFLFETTASRIVRELYERTHNRGSHAVKEPQALLDRA from the coding sequence ATGACGACGCTGTTTTCGAAGCTGTTCACCTCTCACCCGGCCAAGGTGGGCGAGACCTATTTCAGCCATATGGCCTTTGCCGCCTGGTTCTGCTCGCGCCTCCTGATGGCCGCTGGTGCGGCACTCGTTCACGCTTTCTTGCCGTTTCTCTTCGAAACTACGGCAAGCCGAATCGTTCGCGAACTCTATGAACGGACGCACAACAGAGGCTCGCACGCGGTCAAGGAGCCCCAGGCTCTCTTGGATCGCGCCTAG
- the ilvD gene encoding dihydroxy-acid dehydratase codes for MPAYRSRTTTHGRNMAGARGLWRATGMKDSDFGKPIIAVVNSFTQFVPGHVHLKDLGQLVAREIEKAGGVAKEFNTIAVDDGIAMGHDGMLYSLPSRELIADSVEYMVNAHCADAMVCISNCDKITPGMLMASLRLNIPSVFVSGGPMEAGKVVLAGKTQALDLVDAMVAAADDKISDEDVKVIERSACPTCGSCSGMFTANSMNCLTEALGLSLPGNGSTLATHADRKRLFVEAGHLIVDLAQRYYEQDDESALPRSIASKGAFENAMTLDIAMGGSTNTVLHILAAAHEGEVDFTMEDIDRLSRRVPVLCKVAPAKSDVHMEDVHRAGGIMAILGQLDNAGLLNRNLPTVHTASLGEALDHWDISRTSSQSVRDFFLAAPGGVPTQVAFSQDRRWDELDLDREKGVIRSAETPFSKDGGLAVLKGNLALDGCIVKTAGVDESILKFTGPARVFESQDASVKAILSNEIKAGDVVVIRYEGPRGGPGMQEMLYPTSYLKSKGLGKACALVTDGRFSGGTSGLSIGHASPEAAEGGTIGLVQEGDTIEIDIPNRTIRLAVSDAELDARRAAMEAKGAMAWKPEEKRKRKVTTALRAYAAFATSADKGAVRHVPE; via the coding sequence ATGCCTGCCTATCGCTCCCGCACTACCACCCACGGCCGCAACATGGCCGGCGCCCGCGGCCTGTGGCGCGCCACCGGCATGAAGGACTCGGATTTCGGCAAGCCGATCATCGCGGTGGTCAATTCCTTCACCCAGTTCGTGCCGGGTCATGTCCATCTCAAGGACCTTGGCCAGCTGGTGGCGCGCGAGATCGAGAAGGCCGGCGGTGTCGCCAAGGAATTCAACACCATCGCCGTCGATGACGGCATCGCCATGGGCCATGACGGCATGCTCTATTCGCTGCCGTCGCGCGAGCTGATCGCGGACTCGGTCGAATATATGGTCAACGCGCATTGCGCCGATGCCATGGTCTGCATCTCCAATTGCGACAAGATCACGCCCGGCATGCTGATGGCCTCCTTGCGCCTCAATATCCCAAGCGTCTTCGTCTCCGGGGGGCCGATGGAAGCCGGCAAGGTGGTGCTCGCCGGCAAGACACAAGCGCTCGACCTGGTCGACGCCATGGTTGCCGCCGCCGACGACAAGATCTCCGACGAGGACGTCAAGGTCATCGAACGCTCGGCCTGCCCGACCTGCGGCTCGTGCTCCGGCATGTTCACCGCCAATTCGATGAATTGCCTGACCGAGGCGCTCGGCCTGTCGCTACCCGGCAATGGCTCGACCCTCGCAACCCACGCCGACCGCAAGCGGCTGTTCGTCGAGGCCGGCCATCTCATCGTCGATCTCGCCCAGCGCTACTACGAGCAGGATGATGAGTCGGCACTGCCGCGCAGCATCGCCTCCAAAGGCGCCTTCGAGAACGCCATGACGCTCGATATCGCCATGGGCGGCTCGACCAACACCGTGCTGCATATCCTGGCCGCCGCCCATGAGGGCGAGGTCGATTTCACCATGGAAGACATCGACCGGCTGTCACGCCGCGTTCCGGTGCTGTGCAAGGTCGCACCGGCCAAGTCCGACGTGCATATGGAAGACGTCCACCGCGCCGGCGGCATCATGGCGATCCTCGGCCAGCTCGACAATGCCGGGCTGCTCAACCGCAACCTGCCCACGGTGCATACGGCAAGCCTGGGCGAAGCGCTTGACCATTGGGACATCTCCCGCACCTCGAGCCAGAGCGTCCGCGACTTCTTTCTCGCCGCTCCGGGTGGCGTGCCGACACAGGTCGCCTTCAGCCAGGACCGCCGCTGGGACGAGCTCGACCTCGACCGCGAGAAGGGCGTCATCCGCTCAGCCGAGACGCCGTTCTCGAAAGACGGCGGCCTTGCCGTGCTGAAAGGCAATCTGGCGCTCGACGGCTGCATCGTGAAGACGGCCGGCGTTGACGAGTCGATCCTGAAGTTCACCGGCCCGGCCCGCGTGTTCGAAAGCCAGGACGCTTCCGTGAAGGCGATCCTGTCCAACGAAATCAAGGCCGGCGATGTCGTCGTCATCCGCTATGAAGGACCGCGCGGCGGTCCCGGCATGCAGGAAATGCTCTACCCCACGAGCTATCTAAAGTCGAAAGGCCTCGGCAAGGCCTGCGCGCTGGTCACCGACGGCCGCTTCTCCGGCGGCACATCAGGCCTGTCGATCGGCCATGCCTCGCCCGAAGCAGCGGAAGGCGGCACGATCGGACTGGTGCAGGAAGGCGATACGATCGAGATCGACATCCCCAACCGCACGATCCGGCTTGCTGTCAGCGACGCTGAACTCGACGCGCGCCGCGCGGCCATGGAGGCGAAGGGCGCCATGGCCTGGAAGCCCGAGGAAAAGCGCAAGCGCAAGGTGACGACCGCGCTGCGCGCTTACGCCGCCTTCGCCACCAGCGCCGACAAGGGCGCGGTGCGGCACGTACCGGAGTGA
- a CDS encoding VOC family protein codes for MQKITTCLWFDGQAEEAMNFYVSIFKNSKVLSVLRWPEGHTDAGKALVTTFELDGVQFQALNGGPQFKFNEAMSQSIDCKTQEEVDYFWDKLIEGGGEPSQCSWLKDKFGVSWQVVPEQLPRLLLDPDRAKAGRVMSAMMQMSKIDIAKIEEAAKG; via the coding sequence ATGCAAAAGATCACCACCTGCCTGTGGTTCGATGGCCAGGCCGAAGAGGCGATGAATTTCTACGTTTCCATCTTCAAGAACTCGAAGGTACTGAGCGTGCTGCGTTGGCCCGAAGGCCATACCGATGCCGGCAAGGCGCTGGTAACCACGTTCGAACTCGACGGCGTGCAGTTCCAGGCGCTGAACGGCGGACCGCAATTCAAGTTCAACGAGGCGATGTCACAGTCGATCGACTGCAAGACGCAGGAAGAGGTCGACTATTTCTGGGACAAGCTCATCGAAGGCGGCGGCGAACCGTCGCAATGCAGCTGGCTGAAGGACAAGTTCGGCGTCTCCTGGCAAGTCGTGCCGGAGCAACTGCCGCGCCTGCTTCTGGATCCGGACCGGGCCAAGGCCGGGCGGGTGATGTCGGCGATGATGCAGATGAGCAAGATCGATATTGCCAAGATCGAGGAAGCTGCGAAGGGGTGA